In one window of Comamonas testosteroni DNA:
- a CDS encoding Twin-arginine translocation pathway signal — protein MAEQNPLSRRSLLLQGGAAGAALGAMALPASATTTTMRKASRTCVLDGLQPAALTISGPGVQANRGKPQAVADRMLIIHGYQFDAAWSCGMDALNSLEQQTLRTTLEYDEAEHSLQGPLLEQVLQAAGVDVGQAMARGLQLTLQGIDGYRSQMPLAQAVRWRMVIATQLDGVPLAMGGVGPLWAIFAAHEIPELGQLPVKQRFAAAVWGLYHLQLGSATA, from the coding sequence CAAGGCGGTGCTGCGGGCGCTGCACTGGGCGCCATGGCCCTGCCCGCCTCGGCCACGACCACGACCATGCGCAAGGCCTCGCGCACCTGCGTGCTCGACGGCCTGCAACCTGCGGCACTGACCATCAGCGGCCCCGGTGTGCAGGCCAATCGCGGCAAGCCGCAGGCCGTGGCGGACCGCATGCTGATCATCCATGGCTATCAGTTCGATGCAGCCTGGTCCTGCGGCATGGATGCGCTCAACAGCCTGGAGCAGCAGACGCTCAGGACCACGCTTGAATACGACGAAGCCGAGCACAGCCTGCAAGGCCCGCTGCTGGAGCAGGTGCTGCAGGCCGCCGGCGTGGATGTGGGCCAGGCCATGGCGCGCGGCCTGCAACTGACCTTGCAGGGCATAGACGGCTATCGCAGCCAGATGCCGCTGGCCCAGGCCGTGCGCTGGCGCATGGTGATCGCCACCCAGCTGGACGGCGTGCCGCTGGCCATGGGCGGCGTGGGCCCGCTCTGGGCCATTTTTGCAGCCCATGAGATTCCGGAGCTCGGCCAGCTGCCCGTCAAGCAACGCTTTGCCGCCGCCGTCTGGGGGCTGTACCACCTGCAACTGGGCAGCGCGACGGCCTAG
- the xerD gene encoding site-specific tyrosine recombinase XerD, with translation MSDASQKARKPQIPDDWPQPLPQSQDALDQFIDALLLEDGLSRNTLSAYRRDLTATARWLARLQPPKALDAALEADLQGYFTARVEGTKATSSNRRLTVLRRYFHWALREKRIAADPTVRMLAAKQPPRMPKTLTQEQVEALLDAPDVDTALGLRDRAMLELMYASGLRVSELVSVRMHELDLRSGVLRVTGKGRKERLVPFGQEAQHWLERYLKHARAVILGGQQTEEVFVTQRGAGMSRVMFWVIVKKCAQIAGVNSPLSPHTLRHAFATHLLNHGADLRVVQMLLGHADISTTTIYTHVARERLKALHAEHHPRG, from the coding sequence ATGTCCGACGCCTCTCAAAAAGCCCGCAAACCGCAGATTCCCGATGACTGGCCGCAGCCCTTGCCGCAGAGCCAGGATGCCCTCGATCAGTTCATCGATGCTCTGCTGCTGGAGGACGGGCTTTCGCGCAATACCTTGTCCGCTTACCGGCGTGACCTGACGGCGACTGCGCGCTGGCTGGCGCGGCTGCAGCCGCCCAAGGCGCTGGATGCTGCGCTGGAAGCCGATCTGCAGGGCTATTTCACGGCCCGTGTGGAGGGCACCAAGGCCACCTCCTCTAACCGTAGGCTGACGGTGTTGCGTCGCTACTTTCACTGGGCGCTGCGTGAAAAGCGCATCGCTGCCGACCCCACGGTGCGCATGCTGGCTGCCAAGCAGCCGCCGCGCATGCCCAAGACGCTGACCCAGGAGCAGGTAGAGGCCCTGCTCGATGCGCCAGATGTGGATACTGCACTGGGTTTGCGCGATCGCGCCATGCTGGAGCTGATGTATGCCAGCGGTCTGCGCGTCAGCGAACTGGTGAGCGTGCGCATGCACGAGCTGGACTTGCGCTCGGGCGTGCTGCGCGTGACGGGCAAGGGGCGCAAGGAGCGGCTGGTGCCGTTCGGTCAGGAGGCGCAGCACTGGCTGGAGCGCTATCTGAAGCATGCGCGTGCCGTGATTCTGGGAGGCCAGCAGACCGAGGAGGTGTTCGTGACCCAGCGCGGCGCGGGCATGAGTCGCGTGATGTTCTGGGTCATCGTCAAGAAATGCGCGCAGATTGCAGGTGTGAACTCGCCGCTGTCGCCACATACGCTGCGCCATGCGTTTGCCACCCATTTGCTCAACCATGGCGCCGACCTTCGCGTGGTGCAGATGCTGCTGGGGCATGCCGATATCTCCACCACCACCATCTACACCCATGTGGCGCGCGAGCGGCTCAAGGCTCTGCATGCCGAGCATCATCCGCGCGGCTGA